A stretch of DNA from Tachysurus vachellii isolate PV-2020 chromosome 4, HZAU_Pvac_v1, whole genome shotgun sequence:
CGTGACTGACTGGCATGTTTGTCCAAGCTGCCGTCCAACACTCCAATCACACACATCCCAAACATCATTAGACAGCTTACAGCAGCTCTGGGACACAAGCAGCAAACTCACCGCTGGCAAAcacccctctgtctctctcattctgtgaCTAAAGTAGCCTTAACACGGTGAATTTTGATGCCTTCAGTAGTCTAATGGGCTTTTGTTTCAAAAATTCCACATGGCCAAGCTTggacaaactttaaaaatggtGCACTCATGACATTATCTTTGCAACGTTATAACCAGACAGTCAACAATGAAGAAGATGCGTTATTTGCTCCATTGTCCacatttggttttttttttccaaatatatTTGCCTTGATGCACCAGGTGGAGTTACCACATCAAGCCTCAGCTAAGGTTCCTGTGTTCTGTATGTTATCCTCATGTTCAGGTTAAAGTTCTTCAGGTTCCTTCTAACTTTTAAAAACATGCTAATCAGATGGATATTAAAATTTGTtaaagtgtaaaagtgtgtgcatGATGACCTGTGATGGATGAATTCCTGCCTTGCACCCAGTGATACTCAGGATCCTGGACCTAGGATCAGGATCGTCAGTGATCTTGACATAAAAGTAGTTACTAAAATGGAATGAATTAGTGTTAAAGATGAATTTTGGTTCCTCAGTAAAGTTTGAGTTTCAAGACAGCATCAATGATATTTCTACCTTGAAGGTACTTGGTCTTCAGGAAAATACTTACTCTGGAGCAGCAACTAAAATATTTCCTGGAACCACATCCCTGCAACTAAAATGCAAACGTGCAccaaatttcttaaaaaaaaaaaaacaaacagtagtAGCAGCAAcacaaccaacaacaacaataaaatagcCAGAGATAATTGGGccattttacagcacagtggtTCTGAAAAACTCAAATCGATATGaatgaacaacaaaaatacTGCAAATCAAAACTACTTCTGGTTTGTCCCCCTGGGATAAGTAGAGCTTTCTGGTCTATTTGGGTTAATACAGTTTTAACATGCTTTTAACCCAAAGAATGTTAtcgctttctttctcacttGCTATCCTCTTGCCCTGAATCGTTCCGTATAAGTTCAGGCTACAGAGCATGAATGAGGCACCTGCTGCTGACTGGCCTAGTTTAGGAAGCACTTCTGCACCATAGCCACCAGCAAAGTCAACCAGAAGGaaggagaagacagacagagttgTACGATAtgaagaaaagacaagaagaaagcaagcaagaaaggCAATAAAGGCAACAGAGGGACCAAAAAAGAAGGAAGTAATAATAATCGCAatggtgtaaaataaatgttcacGAGCTCGGAGCTCAAAGTCTTTTAGATGAGTTATGTTGGAACGTTTCAGGACTACGGTGCTCATGCTGAGATTTTGGAACCAAAATGAAAAACGCTCAATAATTCAAgtttattattatcgttatgAACTGAACCCCTTGCTTTATGAAGACTCCGTTTAGGTGAGATCGCATTTCCTGTGCTGTGTTCTTCCATGTAACTTAATAACACACCAAATACTCTGTTGCAGAATAGTTTTCATAATAAAAGACCTTATAGGTGTATCACAACGGTGTTGAAAACCTGATTGGTTAAAAGGTGTTTCTTAGAAGGTAACAGCAGCTTGGACATcagtgctgttattggaaaattaTTTAATACCACATTCTCTCTCCAATACGGTTTTATCGCTTCCCTCTCCTAAGTCGTCCATAtcccttctttcttcttcttaaatCATCTTTCTTGCTTTGGTTCCAAGgacagtttaaaaataaagcgTGTCGAGCCCTGTTGGGAGAGCAGATATTGGATGCACGCAGGAGTGACACACTTCTTTGAGAGGAGTGAGGACCGGAGGAGAAGAAACGAGAGTAAAACGAAGAAGAAACAGAGTCATTAAGAATGTGCTTAACAAAGTCAGTCTCAAATCAAATCCAGATGCATAGGCAAAACTTTAGTGACCCTGGTATCCAAAGATTGTGTCTTTAATTTAGAACCTGAACTATGAAACTAAGACTATCAGTGCATACGGACTATctactgtataatttaatacataatGGGATGGTGTACCTCAAAGATTGATCTTTGgccccgtttttttttttttggacttctCAGGGTACATTCGCATTGTTTCTTCCTTACTGCCTTCTGAACGTACAATATACCTCAAAGATCAGCCATTTGTACcttattttaatatgtataaaaCCAAATATGCAACTCAAATTAGGATCGTTTAAACTCATAGTGTGTTCAAACATCCTTCCTTGAGTCTGAAACCACATATGAGTATATTTAAAGTTATCTGACATCCTGCTACTGTCTTTGGTGAATGTTTTGTAATTTAGCCATTTGCATGATGCAAAACTGAAGGCTAGCTTCTTTCACCTTTAGCAACAGTAACCTCAGCAAATACaaaaactaattaaacaaaaaatgtcttGAATGAATGACCATGTTTTGGGTAATTCTGATACTTTTTCTGCTAGGAAAATATCCACCATACTTTTTATCAGTTGTTGCAGGTAACTTTGAGTAAATGCAACAatttaaggaaataaaaaacattcaatgACGTGGCGGCTAATACTGAGGCCAACTAACCAAATGGACAAAGCTACTTTACGAttatatctaaataaaaaaaattcaaatagcaaaaaacacaacaaaactaaAGATAAAATGCAAAcgcaaaaaccaaaaacacaataaaagcagaaaaaaaataaacaaaacaaaaatgcaaacaaaagaaaaaatgcaacaaccaaagaaaaaaaaaaaacacatcaaaagcagaaaaaacacaaaagcaaacatgcaaaaacaaataaacacacacacaaaaatgcaaaagcaaaataagaaatgcaacaaaataaaaaaaactgagctGAATTCACTgttgtgttttggttttgtcATTGCACTTTTGGATTGTTGCTATGTTTTGCCCTTAGGGGCTATCATAAATATCGCATGATAAAAATCCTGTCTGCGTATTAATCTTTTCCTGGTGAAAACCTCAGAGTAACAGTTACTGGCAACAGGTTTGGATAGTCTAATGTTACCTCAAAAGGTTTTGTCATAGCATTACGCTGAGTCTAAACTGGCAAATGTTCCTATCGTTTATTGATTGAGAGTTTAATATCCCTGGCTTGCTATCACTGCCTTTTCTTCCCTTCCCTTTCCAGCTGGAATGATGTCATGAGAAATACTATAATAACTGCAGTACgagaattattttgtttatctctCTGTTTTAAAAGTTCCACCTGCTGGCATGAAAGCTAGCTTGGACCTTCTGTCTCTGCCTggtgtgctttttaaaaaaaaaacaacacatcctTCAGACTTCTTACCGTCTTCTGATTTCTTTTTGCTGGACACACACTAATTACACAGTCAGTGAGAATTCTCCATAGGGATAAGATTTAATCACAGCAGTTTCTATATTCTGTACCTTTATCATTCAAAGGTATACCTCAGGGTTCAATCGGCTGTCCACTTCTAATTTCCTGTTATGTCACTATTTTAACTTTCATTACAATTCATATTCAAAATACTCTTTTTATTCTCTATAGAGTGGATTTCCAAACCAGGCTTTCCTACACTTGCTAAATATCTAATCAACAAAGCCTTCCAAAGGGTGCATCCCACTTTTAAACACTTTCAAATGTTTGATAGATGTTTCCAGAATGAATTTCATTCCTGTCAAGAGAACTTAAAGGAATATGTAATAACAGACAGCAAATACTGTACGGTTCATGTCTAACAGAAAGGAGTCGCTAGGTAAGAGAGTATAATTACTCAGGTACATTTACAATTAGATGCTGTTTAAATCACTACTGTGGACTATGGGTAATGTACATGGCTGGTGTTTCAAGTAAATCACTATCATTAGAGATGCTTCTTCTGTAAAACGGCTGGTGTCTGACTTTCTAGTGAGAACAAAACATGAAAAGCAAAGAACTCGACTCCCGTTTCTAAGAAATACCCCTGAATTgctttgtgtgtctttctgaCGAATGTAAATCGTACACTTAAATGAGGATCGCTGGATCAATTAAAATGATTgcctttaaatataaatacatttaatgctGGATTATTAAAATTCAGTAATAGTCAACAAGTCTGTGCGGTGTTTGTATGGAAATGGACTAAGTTGTTAATTTTATGAATAgcatttttttgtgaataattTGATTGATTTGAGTTTGTAGTCATTGTTATATGTCTGTGCAATTCTGTGGTatttatgtaatgtttatatttgacacagggggacacggtggcttagtggttagcacgttcgcctcacacctccagggttgggggttcgattcctgccacgccttgtgtgtgtggagtttgcatgttctccccgtgcctcgggggtttcctccgggtactccggtttcctcctccggtccaaagatatgcatggtaggttgattggcatctctggaaaattgtatgtgaatgagagtgtatgcgtgtgtgtgtgtgttccctgcaatgggttggcactccatccagggtgtatcctgccttgatgcccaatgacgcctgagataggcacaggctccctaagtggtagaaaatgccgtagaaaatgagtgagtgagtatatttGACACATTTAAATGACCAATTAAttggaaacaaaaaacaaacaaaaatactgcatttcttaaataaaataataaataaataaatcaattaaattttgaaaaatgtaacACTTTTTCAAAATGCATTCTTTAGGCTTAAACTATtatgtatgtaatataataCTATATGTATTTGTacatctgtatctctctgtctcagtatTCAATCAtatctcttctgttctgttcttgaACCTCAGCCACTTGCCACTGCTGACCCTGTTCTGTCCTtcatgtctctttctgtctctcgtccatctctccgtctctccctctctgttctGCACACTGGTGATGGAAAAAGAGGGAGAATCAATATGTTTTCAATTTGCAGCAGCGACGTGCTCTTTCGAATTCTAAtaagttttaaatatatttacacacacacacatatactgtatatatatacaggtgtgtgtttgttagagatgcagtgtgtgaatctgtgtgtgagtcactGAAAGAGAAAAGTTTCATGATCTTTACCTGTAAACCCTCAGCCATTTCCGGCATTCATCTGTTAAGCGATCAACCTcaaaactctttaaaaaaaattgtgttcgGATTTCTCAAGACATTCCTCTTGTCATCTCTTCATCTGATAAACTACCTATAAATCATCTGCCTAAGGCAGTTTCAAATCCGCTGGATTTATTTCAAACctccaaaagcaaaaaaaaaaaaaaaaaaatcccacactGCCCAGGCTCAGGTTGTATAGAGAGTACACAACATTCTATCCACCAATCACACTTAAGAGCTTGACTTCATTTGCTAATCATCTTTACATGAGCTTGATCATCAGAACATGAACGTTGAGTATGTCCCGAAGTTTAGGAATGGTATGAAGTAATATAATGCTTGATAAGAAGTAGGAAAGAGAAATCAGTGGTGCTTGATGTTGACGGTTTTCTGATCCTGGGATGCTTTTCTGTGCACCACGGATGTACAGAGTGGATATTTTGAGTTCCTGTAATCTTCCTGTCTCCTCTTACCTCGCTCATCAAAAAGGGAGAACTTCAGCTCTAGGTtcgctggattttttttctttttttatgttttataaaacacttaaaacacCAAGTCTGTAATTTTATAGCAGTTGGTATGTTCACCTAATAAAAAGGTCAGAGAGAGACATGTAAATACAGGTATACAGCATGCGCAGTGTTAGAAGGTGGGAAGGTGTGAATGTGCGATCAGGGGGTCAGTGTTGTTTTCCACGGGTGTGTTGGTGGCGATGAGGCTGTGAGATGCTGGCAGCAGCGGACAACAGCAAGAAACCATACAGATGTGCTGACTGCTCAGTTTCCATGGGAACCACCCCATCCCCCCTTTCttcttcattctctctttctacgTGGAGCATCAATGAATGGCTcactttcttgctctctttGGTATCtttggtgtgtatatatacatttatgtttgtgtgtgtgtgtgtgtgtgtgcatggtccTCATCACTCAAGTTTTCTGCCCGCCTTTATTGCAAGGACAAAGATATGCTCGGGTGACTGTTAAGCATGACCGCTTTGTTCGATGCAAGCCATAAAATGTTCCTGAAATGAACTTACCGGACGCCATCGTCTGGGTTTTATGAGTCACACGGAGAGACGGACGAAGcgtgtagatgtagtgtgtatatcGAAACGCACATATGTGTACTCAAGGGACGTGTGGAAACGCTGGTGGCCGTGAAAACGTTCTTGGAGGAGGGGCATTTATCATGTATTTAATCAGAcgaaggaagaaagagagagcagggTGAGAAGGGGAGGAGGGGTGTGTGTTATCAAACTGAGTGGCTCCTTCCTACACACACTAAATCAATATTTGTAGACTTTCAGCATGGGCAGGATGGAAGTGTTTGCATGCTCTAAAAAGATGGATACTAGCATCCATagtgaggatgaagaaggaaggaagaaagaaagaaagaaagaaaaaaaaaagatgtcaaaAAGACTTTCTGGTCTTTCCTCCTGACATTTGCAATCATTTGCTTGACAAAGAACGACTGCcgagagtcttttttttttttttttttgcagtgctgCCATGGATCAAACCCCATCCTCCAGACAAAATCCTTCTCTACCCCTGCACTCCTTCTATTCTGGAGTAGCCGAGCCCGTGGGCTCCGGGCCTGATCAGTATTCCGGGGGTAGCATCGTCTGCCTCTCTGCCTCCGCTTTATTGCACTATTTTTAACCTGCTCCCTCCTTAACCTTGACCACGGTGATTGAGAGAGGGGAAGGCTGAAACGGGAGGGGTGTGACGGATGATATTAAAGCCGAGGAATAAAGGTggacgaagaataaaaagaaaaaaaaaagatgagacgATCGAGGGGAGGAGGGGTTCAGCAGCGGCGATATGAAACGCTTGTGGAGAGCATGATGATGAGCTGAGCTGCATTGCTTTCTTTACTTACAGGTTCCCAGGCTGGAGGTTTGACCAGTGTTCCCAGCTCTTGCACTGGATCTCCAAGATGTTTCTTTGATTCTAAACACACCTTCCTACTCAACCAGCTCTGTAGCATGAGCTTGGGCTGAAAACTAGAAAATGCTGCACATGTTCACCAAAACCAGATCGGATAAAGTCTAGAAAAGGATCCGAGATGCATTTCTGCTCACCGTGGTTAAACCGAACATAATTTACCTCAGTGGTGGTACAGTGGGATTTCTTATTAACCCACAGCTCCCAGTTTGATCCCTTAAGCTGTGGAGTTTTCCatgttctgtctctctgtatgtagGTTTCCTCTTGGTTCTTCTTATCTTCCAAAAAACAAGCCAGTAGgtaaagaaatgtataaaagtatGATGTGAGTAGATGTTCTGGGAAATGACCCTGACCTGGATAATAACCCAATAATCCTGatctatacattttaaaaccGAACCCTCTATTTTAtatagttacaaaaaaaaaagtatggtATTCGCTGAGCTATCTATCTTTTGACAGAAGTGTGTGATGATGCAATACTTTAATACGCGAGTGTATTATCCACGCAGCTCTTTTACAAAAACTAAAGCTAACTTTGGCCACCAAACATCTTGGCTGATTGGTGTAATTCCTTTAAAGGATAGTTTGGCAGGAAATCAGATTTCCTCTGAATATAGTCGGTTCTGAATTACAGCAGCGACGTTCTGACGGACGTTGGAGATAAGATCGGAATCGTTCTCGAGTTATATCAGAAAGCTACAGAATGAACTTCTTCTCAAAGCGTCGTCACCGTTCAAGGACTGAACGTATCGTTTCTAATAAAACATCTAATGATCtgagtatttaaaaatatctgcTGCTGTTCATCCAGaatttttccccctctctccaGGTGTCTGTAGAGACTCAGAAAACGCATATGATTGcattctataaatatatttagcTTCTTTAGCGTGCAGCAACCAAAAATGCGTGATAAAGAATTTACGGCTTGCTGTAGCTTACACGGACGATTGATGATTTTATATCAAAAAGCGGAAACAATCGAGTTATTTCTATtttagatgctttttttttttctaaagctgGTCCCACATTGCCCTCATGAGGACAGTGTGTATGCAACAACATTCAAAGCTCGAGCTAAAATGaaagcagagacagacagtaaaATATTGTTCAATATCATTTAATAAGCCTTGTTTAATGAATCTTTTTCTGCAGCCTTGATTGTGCCGACTTGTTTGGTCTCGTTACTCGGGTTTCCTTCGGCTTTTCAGTTCTCCTCATCTGTCCAATAAAAACAGAGCGCGcacacatgaataaataaacactgatgagcaggttataaaaataagaatCGAGCTTTTCGATTTGTCTTCGTTGTGACGTCCATATCACCACCTCACGAACTCGTCTGTGCTACTGTTCACTGGTTTTAATCATGGCTAGCTTTTTGCCACAGTaccttcctcatcctcatcttcgtcctcctcttcctcatcctcgtCTTCGTCTGTGCTGAAGGTTCCGTCTGGGAGGCTGTAGATACGGATCACTTGCTGTGAACGCAATCAGAGAATGAATCAGGGATACGGTGTCATGGTGTGACgagaaacaaacataaaaccAACCGACTGTGCCCAGAGAAATAGTGTGGAAGAAACACAAGGTgctgagaggtgtgtgtgtgtgttgtgtagatgcTCACCTTGTTGGGGTCTTTGAGGATGAGGTACTTGCCCTCGTCCAGTTTGCGGCAGATGTCGATGACGCAGCGCAAGATGCCCCATGCGTTCTCCATGCTCAGGTTGATCTGGCTAGCAAACTCGTTGGGCTTGAATTGCTGTGTGCCCAAGATCACGTGACGTGCAGAGTCCTTCACGTGGTAGCGGGACACGTAACTGTGGTGCAAAGAAAAGGGAAATATTTTCAATGCTTTGGTGGCCTGCAGTTTGTGCTGGGATACAAAAAGGTGAGGTATCTGTTCTCACCCCAGTTTGAGGTACTCTGAGCCGGCCAGCAGGGCGCAGCAGGTCCAGCGTGCCAGTTTGTAGCTGTTGTTCTTCAGCTCGGTGGCTAACACGGCTCCTCTCTGAGAGTCCAGCTTCTGACGCCAGTCCACTCCGTTACAATACTGTGCAAATCATCAACCGTTTCAGTGTGACAAACAGGCACAAATTCACACTCGGGTCAAATAAAAATGCCCCCCCCTTTCTCATACTTACCCGTGAATCCCACTCGTTGAGAGCTTTGATGTTGATGAAGGAGAGCTCTCCGTTTGCTCCGGTCATCACTCCGTCATGCTCACAGCGCACAATCAGATCGATATCCTCCCCAAGTTTCCACCTCcggtacctacacacacacacacacacacacacacagtcaatatCCTTTCCACACCTCCAGTGACAGGATCTCATTATATTATGACACGGAATTGCACAAAATTTCCATAAAAGCACCAGAAAAAGACAACAAATTGCCTACGCTCAGGAAATCCACATGCATTTGCATATTGGGAGATGTTTAACGCCAATATTCCGATACGGACCGTTTGACCTTTGTCAGAATGGGTCAGGTTTGATCTCACCTGTATGATACAGATGCCACCTCATTCTTATCTATATCCTCCTCTATGAACGGGTTGGGGTTCGGGAACTTGTGCCTGTCTCCTCCCTACATGtgtaaaaaaagacataaatccACACACGTTTAATAAGCGGGATTTCACCAGGATGTGGGAGTGTAAAACAGAGCTGTAGTACGTTACCATGCGCAGACACTGCTGGCTGAAATTGTGGTTGATGTATGTGGCCTCCATGGCCAGGTTTCGTGGTGAGTTCAGCGAGTTGCCTTCATCCTGAGGGGGTTCGTTTGCCGTTTCGCTGACGGTCAGCAGATCtaatggaaacacacacacttgataaTCTCACTGGAGAATAATCTACCGGCTGGAAATTTCCCATCTTTCGGCGCCCTCACCGAAATCAGAGTTGTCTCTCTTGTCGAAGAAGAGCTTGTTTCCGACGCGCTGCACGATGATGTCCCAGGAGTTCACTGAGCGTGTGCAGCACATCAGCGTGGCCAGGATGGCATCGGTGGCAAACACGTTGCCCTGAGTCTTAGCCAGCTAAAAAGAGACAGATTTATGAAAGGCGTTTAATGCAGTGACTCAGTCTTTCTGTGTGTATTGCAGCAACCGAAACTAAATAACGTTACCTTACGGATGACGGGATCATCGGTGGTGGTGACAGTGTGGAAGATCCTCTTTATGCTCTTTAGAGGTTTCTCGCTGCGGGTGGTGATGCGATCGAATGCTTTATCGTAGTGTTCCAGGGCACCACAGCACTCactgagaggcagagagagatacGAGAACATCAGTAACCACAACCTGGGTGTGTTCTGACAGACTTTACCAGTAAAACCACCATAAAACCAAGAAGGAAAGTGCATGGGATTTCTTTTCACCGCAGGTTTACGGCCAGAAAAGCAGTGCTGGGTCTCACTGTGTGTTCACTCACATGTCTGAAGGATCAGCCACCTCCATGTATCTCATCTTCATGAGGCGAGGGAAGTCCATCTCTTCCTTCACCTCCCAGTCACTGCGCACCTCCACTGAGGAATCCCTGGGCTTTAGCTGGGCCTACAGCCACGACAAGACATGCAACACTTAAGCACCACTAATCTTCTGAACATCATCTGCGGTTCATCAAGTAACAGTAAAAGCCTGGACCACCACCCTAGGTTAGGTTAGGCCTGATTCACTACATCCAAGGTGAAGCTCTGTAAATGTGCACCATGGCAACACTGGTGGCAAGAGAGTGTACCTGTGACTTCTGGTCCCACTTCTGCCGCACTCCAAACTGCTTCTGGAACTTCTTCTGCAGACGCATGCgatctctctccttctgtttgGCGCTCTTCGGGAGAGTCTGCAGGTTGAACTGAGTGAGATTCCTGCGGTCCTTATCCCTGCGGAGGTTTCTCTGTAAACATAAGCGCAAAAGAAATAAGGCTTCTGGGCTTTGAATAATCCTTGATATAAAAGTCACGTCGTGAGAAGTTTCGGTCTGCTTCTCGTACCTGGGCGAAGCGCATGCGGTTCCTCTGGTAGGCCGATTTCTGGGTTTTGGCTGTGTCCACCAGCTGGAAGCTAGCTTCATCCTCCTCATGGAAATAAGCATACTGACTTCCTCCTCCGAACTGCGATGAGTACTTATCTGCCAggaaagattaaaaataaataaataaataaaataaaataaaaaaagacgaTGTG
This window harbors:
- the eif3d gene encoding eukaryotic translation initiation factor 3 subunit D, which produces MAKFLAPVIQDNPSGWGPCAVPEKFKDMPYQPFSKGDRLGKVADWTGATYQDKRYTNKYSSQFGGGSQYAYFHEEDEASFQLVDTAKTQKSAYQRNRMRFAQRNLRRDKDRRNLTQFNLQTLPKSAKQKERDRMRLQKKFQKQFGVRQKWDQKSQAQLKPRDSSVEVRSDWEVKEEMDFPRLMKMRYMEVADPSDIECCGALEHYDKAFDRITTRSEKPLKSIKRIFHTVTTTDDPVIRKLAKTQGNVFATDAILATLMCCTRSVNSWDIIVQRVGNKLFFDKRDNSDFDLLTVSETANEPPQDEGNSLNSPRNLAMEATYINHNFSQQCLRMGGDRHKFPNPNPFIEEDIDKNEVASVSYRYRRWKLGEDIDLIVRCEHDGVMTGANGELSFINIKALNEWDSRYCNGVDWRQKLDSQRGAVLATELKNNSYKLARWTCCALLAGSEYLKLGYVSRYHVKDSARHVILGTQQFKPNEFASQINLSMENAWGILRCVIDICRKLDEGKYLILKDPNKQVIRIYSLPDGTFSTDEDEDEEEEDEDEDEEDEEN